Proteins encoded by one window of Rubrobacter indicoceani:
- the rplS gene encoding 50S ribosomal protein L19 has protein sequence MITSETLQKRDVNFKPGDTVRVQVRVTEGNRERLQAFEGLCIARKGGGISETFMVRKNSFGVSVERIFPLHSPKIAEIEVISRGAVRRAKLYYIRDKVGKAARVKRAR, from the coding sequence ATGATAACGAGTGAGACTTTGCAGAAGCGCGACGTGAACTTCAAGCCCGGCGACACGGTGCGCGTTCAGGTACGCGTTACGGAGGGCAACCGGGAGCGTCTGCAGGCGTTCGAGGGGTTGTGTATCGCTCGAAAAGGCGGCGGCATCAGCGAGACGTTTATGGTCAGGAAGAACTCGTTCGGCGTGAGCGTCGAGAGGATCTTCCCGCTCCACTCGCCGAAGATAGCGGAGATAGAGGTCATCTCCCGGGGCGCGGTGCGCCGGGCAAAGCTCTACTATATCCGCGACAAGGTCGGTAAAGCCGCCCGCGTCAAGCGCGCCAGGTAA
- a CDS encoding ribonuclease HII, with amino-acid sequence MPEAHELYAFDAAWIAERGSGGPLAGADEAGRGAFAGPIFAAAVVLGAGEIEGIKDSKLLSADARGLLFSGVIGAAEAVSLVSYPAWWIDAHGLGRANREALTRALELVSDRAGCLLADGKLRIGGAESLPRADGSSAAVAAASIVAKVMRDHAMTCLASVYPAYGFERHKGYGTAQHRAALMEVGPCRVHRLSYRGVGA; translated from the coding sequence TTGCCGGAGGCGCACGAACTCTACGCCTTCGATGCGGCTTGGATTGCCGAACGGGGCTCCGGCGGGCCGCTTGCCGGGGCGGACGAAGCCGGACGCGGGGCGTTCGCCGGGCCGATCTTCGCTGCGGCGGTGGTTCTCGGTGCCGGTGAGATAGAAGGAATAAAGGATTCGAAGCTCCTGAGCGCAGACGCTCGGGGGCTTCTTTTTTCGGGGGTGATCGGGGCTGCAGAGGCCGTTTCGTTGGTCTCCTATCCGGCGTGGTGGATAGACGCGCACGGGCTCGGTCGGGCAAACCGGGAGGCCCTTACCCGCGCGCTCGAGCTCGTCTCCGACCGGGCTGGGTGTCTGCTTGCGGACGGAAAGCTGCGCATCGGCGGCGCGGAGTCGCTGCCGAGGGCGGATGGCTCGAGCGCGGCGGTTGCGGCGGCGAGCATAGTGGCCAAGGTTATGCGGGACCACGCGATGACTTGTCTTGCGTCGGTGTACCCGGCCTACGGTTTCGAGCGGCACAAGGGTTACGGAACGGCTCAGCATCGGGCCGCGCTTATGGAGGTCGGGCCTTGCCGGGTGCATCGTCTGAGTTACCGGGGCGTCGGGGCTTGA
- a CDS encoding YraN family protein, with protein MNNRRTGDRGEALALRYLERLGYKLVGRNYRTRYGEIDLIVRDGRTLVFVEVKFRRGVGYGDPLEAVTPRKQRVIRAVAEVYLSELEAEPEDLRFDVIGITAGERRSVRHVRDAF; from the coding sequence TTGAACAACCGCAGGACGGGCGACCGGGGCGAGGCGCTGGCGCTGCGTTACCTTGAAAGGCTCGGCTACAAGCTTGTCGGGCGCAACTACCGGACGCGCTACGGGGAGATAGACCTTATCGTGCGGGATGGTCGGACGCTCGTGTTCGTGGAGGTCAAGTTTCGCCGGGGTGTGGGCTACGGCGACCCGCTGGAGGCCGTGACGCCCCGAAAGCAGAGGGTTATTCGCGCCGTCGCGGAGGTCTATCTCTCGGAACTAGAGGCCGAGCCGGAAGACCTGCGCTTCGACGTCATCGGCATCACCGCCGGAGAACGGCGATCAGTCAGGCACGTCCGCGACGCGTTCTGA
- a CDS encoding YifB family Mg chelatase-like AAA ATPase yields the protein MSVCRARSLALKGIDAEPVEVEVDVSSGLPGFSIVGLPDAAVQEARERVRVAVTNSGFKFPTKKVVVNLAPANLRKAGAAFDLPIALGILAASGVIPPEKLAGFAVCGELSLDGGLRPVRGALSMAEGARSAGMGAMLMPERNAAEAASGGTPVYGIESLTRAVEFLRGEIEVEVTESEPYDCGPEKDEPCGTPDFSDVAGQAYAKRALEVAAAGGHNVLLSGPPGSGKTMLASRLPGILPPLTLPESIEVTKVYSAAGLSPGEGLIRRRPFRAPHHTISTSGLSGGGSNPRPGEVSLAHNGVLFLDEFPEFGRGTLEVLRQPLEDGVVRIARVAATTSYPARVMLVCSMNPCPCGYAGDAKKRCRCTAGQIERYQARVSGPLLDRLDLFVDVPRPRREELRGDSPGESSAGIRGRVLGARQLQQKRQGGPNSALFGRDLRRECRLGDEAEALLAGAIDRMNLSGRSHDRVLRVARTVADLAGSEGISVEHLAESLSYRRSHLVAV from the coding sequence GTGTCGGTCTGTCGGGCGCGAAGTCTGGCCCTCAAGGGCATTGATGCTGAACCGGTAGAGGTCGAGGTGGACGTAAGTTCGGGGCTGCCCGGCTTCTCGATAGTCGGTCTGCCCGACGCTGCGGTTCAGGAGGCGCGCGAGCGGGTCAGGGTGGCCGTCACCAACAGCGGGTTCAAGTTCCCGACGAAGAAGGTGGTCGTAAACCTCGCCCCGGCCAACCTCCGCAAAGCGGGGGCGGCTTTTGATCTCCCCATAGCCCTCGGAATACTGGCCGCGTCCGGGGTGATACCACCGGAAAAGCTGGCGGGGTTTGCGGTCTGCGGGGAGCTTTCGCTAGACGGGGGACTGCGCCCGGTGCGCGGCGCGCTCTCCATGGCGGAGGGCGCGCGCTCGGCGGGTATGGGGGCGATGCTTATGCCCGAGCGAAACGCCGCCGAAGCGGCGTCCGGCGGAACCCCGGTCTACGGGATCGAGTCCCTTACCCGGGCGGTCGAGTTTCTTCGCGGTGAGATAGAAGTAGAGGTAACGGAGTCGGAGCCGTACGATTGCGGACCGGAGAAGGACGAGCCGTGCGGAACGCCGGATTTCTCGGACGTCGCGGGGCAGGCCTACGCCAAGCGTGCCCTGGAGGTCGCGGCGGCGGGGGGACACAACGTGCTTCTGAGCGGCCCGCCGGGTTCTGGGAAGACGATGCTCGCGAGCCGGCTCCCGGGGATACTGCCGCCCCTGACGCTCCCGGAGAGCATCGAGGTAACAAAGGTCTACAGCGCCGCGGGGCTGTCGCCGGGCGAGGGGCTTATCCGGCGTCGGCCGTTTCGGGCGCCGCACCACACCATCTCGACAAGCGGGCTTTCGGGGGGCGGGAGCAACCCGCGGCCCGGGGAAGTGTCGCTCGCGCACAACGGCGTGCTGTTTCTCGACGAGTTCCCGGAGTTCGGCCGGGGAACGCTAGAAGTGCTCAGGCAGCCGCTGGAAGACGGGGTCGTGCGGATAGCTCGCGTTGCAGCAACGACAAGCTACCCGGCGAGGGTGATGCTTGTATGCTCGATGAACCCCTGTCCGTGCGGTTACGCCGGAGATGCAAAGAAGCGCTGCCGCTGCACCGCGGGGCAGATAGAACGCTACCAGGCAAGGGTCTCCGGCCCGCTTCTTGACCGGCTGGACCTTTTCGTGGATGTGCCGCGCCCCAGGCGGGAGGAGCTTCGCGGCGACTCGCCCGGGGAGTCTTCGGCCGGGATCAGGGGCCGGGTTCTCGGGGCAAGACAACTTCAGCAGAAGCGTCAGGGTGGGCCGAACTCCGCGCTGTTCGGGCGGGACCTCAGGCGGGAATGCCGCCTCGGGGATGAGGCTGAGGCGCTGCTTGCCGGGGCGATAGACCGCATGAACCTCTCGGGTCGCTCGCACGATCGGGTGCTGCGGGTCGCCCGCACGGTCGCCGACCTCGCCGGGTCGGAGGGAATTTCGGTCGAGCACCTGGCCGAGTCGCTCAGCTACAGGAGATCCCACCTTGTCGCGGTCTAG
- the dprA gene encoding DNA-processing protein DprA, with amino-acid sequence MSRSRDISGEREACLFFSLVQAQVGRSLSNRLGGRSLVEAASLSVPELSALANLSEKAAATLGRISSGFDAGAMLEELNRNGVRAVTLADGEYPERLRGASDPPPALFVRGEFPPGREGIGAAAVVAVVGSRKASVGAHSVARSLGRLLAERGVSVVSGLALGIDAAAHRGALDAGGETVGVLGCGIDVVYPKRNGRLFEEIVSEGGAVVSEYYLGEAPLAWRFPARNRIIAALSDATVVVEAAERSGSLITARHALDEGREVWAVPGPVGMDECRGSNKLLSDGAAVLWDVREFASSFGEAPAPVEKEEPAVPEGLPDREAKALGAVDFAPSAVDTVALRSGMQVRDLLPVLTMLELKGYVSRDATGAFARKARGS; translated from the coding sequence TTGTCGCGGTCTAGGGACATCTCCGGCGAGCGCGAGGCGTGCCTGTTCTTCTCTCTTGTGCAGGCGCAGGTCGGTCGCAGCCTGAGCAACCGGCTGGGCGGCAGGAGCCTCGTGGAGGCCGCGAGCCTCTCCGTCCCCGAACTGTCCGCCCTTGCAAACCTCTCCGAGAAAGCGGCGGCGACGCTCGGGCGGATCTCATCCGGGTTCGATGCCGGGGCGATGCTCGAGGAGTTGAACAGAAACGGCGTGCGGGCCGTAACCCTCGCCGACGGGGAATATCCGGAGCGGCTGAGAGGGGCCTCTGACCCGCCGCCGGCCCTGTTTGTTCGCGGGGAGTTTCCACCGGGGCGGGAGGGCATTGGAGCCGCTGCGGTCGTGGCCGTCGTCGGCTCGCGCAAGGCTTCGGTCGGGGCGCACTCCGTGGCCCGCTCGCTCGGGCGTTTGCTGGCGGAGCGGGGGGTTTCGGTGGTCAGCGGGCTTGCGCTCGGGATAGATGCGGCGGCTCACCGGGGTGCGCTGGACGCGGGCGGCGAGACGGTCGGGGTGCTGGGCTGCGGAATAGACGTGGTGTACCCGAAAAGAAACGGCCGGCTCTTTGAGGAAATCGTCTCCGAGGGGGGAGCGGTGGTCTCGGAGTACTATCTCGGCGAGGCACCACTCGCGTGGCGGTTCCCGGCGAGAAACAGGATAATCGCTGCGCTCTCGGATGCAACGGTCGTGGTCGAGGCCGCCGAGCGCAGCGGGTCCCTGATCACGGCCCGCCACGCGCTCGATGAGGGCCGCGAGGTCTGGGCCGTGCCCGGCCCGGTGGGGATGGACGAGTGCCGGGGTTCCAACAAGCTGCTCTCCGACGGTGCCGCGGTTCTCTGGGACGTGAGGGAGTTTGCTTCAAGCTTCGGGGAGGCACCGGCCCCCGTCGAGAAAGAGGAGCCGGCTGTGCCGGAGGGCCTGCCGGACCGGGAGGCGAAGGCTCTCGGAGCGGTGGACTTTGCGCCGAGCGCGGTGGACACCGTCGCGCTCAGAAGCGGGATGCAGGTGCGCGACCTTCTTCCCGTGCTGACCATGCTCGAACTCAAAGGATACGTCTCCCGGGACGCGACCGGGGCGTTCGCCAGAAAAGCGCGGGGCTCTTGA
- a CDS encoding FliA/WhiG family RNA polymerase sigma factor, whose protein sequence is MSRLWSSYAEARRELWMLLAADGASDTSEVEVVEKRVRQLKDRLVVNYSPLVKYAAGRVTARSTGSLDQEEILSWGIVGLLDAVETFDAGKGAKFETYAISKVKWAILDEMRRLDPLPRRERQRVRESQRARESLEQELRRAPTEVEVAEKMGVETGDHQRFLSRYRQSQTLSLESGIESGTDGGFELHQVIADHLSETPDEAAEADEMRRNLTEAIRNLAERERIVTTFYFYEGLTLREIGKALNLTEGRISQILRQALNKLRAALTGTPAS, encoded by the coding sequence ATGAGCCGTCTCTGGAGCTCCTACGCCGAGGCGCGGCGGGAGCTCTGGATGCTGCTCGCCGCCGACGGAGCCTCCGACACCTCGGAGGTCGAGGTCGTCGAGAAGCGCGTCCGGCAACTCAAGGACCGACTCGTCGTCAACTACTCGCCGCTCGTCAAGTACGCCGCCGGGCGGGTAACGGCCCGCTCCACGGGAAGCCTGGATCAGGAAGAAATACTTTCGTGGGGCATCGTCGGGTTGCTCGACGCGGTGGAGACCTTCGACGCCGGAAAGGGCGCGAAGTTCGAGACGTACGCCATCTCGAAGGTGAAGTGGGCGATCCTGGACGAGATGCGTCGCCTCGACCCGCTCCCGAGGCGCGAACGGCAGCGGGTCCGGGAGTCACAGAGAGCCCGTGAGTCCCTGGAGCAGGAACTCAGGCGCGCCCCGACGGAGGTCGAGGTTGCGGAGAAGATGGGGGTAGAGACCGGGGATCACCAGCGGTTCCTAAGCCGCTACCGGCAGTCGCAGACGCTCTCCCTGGAGTCCGGGATAGAGTCCGGGACGGACGGGGGTTTCGAGCTTCATCAGGTTATCGCCGACCATCTCTCCGAGACCCCGGACGAGGCCGCCGAAGCCGACGAAATGCGCCGCAACCTGACCGAAGCGATACGAAACCTCGCCGAGCGTGAGCGTATCGTAACGACCTTCTACTTCTACGAGGGGCTGACCCTGCGTGAGATCGGCAAAGCCCTCAACCTCACGGAAGGCCGCATAAGCCAGATACTCCGGCAGGCGCTGAACAAGCTCCGCGCCGCGCTGACCGGGACGCCCGCGTCCTAG
- the rpsB gene encoding 30S ribosomal protein S2 translates to MQDTAEKVGIRQLLEAGVHFGHQAKRWNPKMKKYIFAERTGVHIIDLDQTLDLLDRSINFVRNIAQANREVLFVGTKKQAQITLAEEALRCGMPYVAERYIGGMLTNFQTIKPRIEYFKDLSDRIDATAEDDQSGKEWFALNREYQKLRRNFAGLTEMERLPGAVFVVDPKREELLIKEANRLKIPVVALTDTNCDPEVVDYVIPGNDDAIRAISLISRLISDAVLEGRGEDAIVPASERPLPPIAEEAEITSAAAPELSQTNGESQNGNGAGAGATAEAAAETTAATGEEPQATGSENGVTDGESDDTEKDTEDAPMQPDPAEAVEEESEGKTGEVVSSEEASGQSEEADEEKEGN, encoded by the coding sequence GTGCAGGATACAGCTGAAAAAGTAGGGATAAGGCAACTGCTCGAGGCGGGGGTCCACTTCGGTCACCAGGCCAAGCGGTGGAACCCGAAGATGAAGAAGTACATCTTCGCCGAGCGCACCGGGGTTCACATCATAGACCTCGACCAGACGCTCGATCTGCTCGACCGCTCGATAAACTTCGTGCGGAACATCGCGCAGGCAAACCGGGAAGTCCTTTTCGTCGGGACGAAAAAGCAGGCTCAGATCACGCTCGCCGAGGAGGCTCTGCGCTGCGGGATGCCCTACGTTGCGGAGCGGTACATCGGCGGGATGCTCACGAACTTCCAAACCATCAAGCCGCGCATCGAGTATTTCAAGGACCTTTCGGACCGCATAGACGCGACCGCCGAGGACGATCAGAGCGGCAAGGAATGGTTCGCCCTGAATCGCGAGTACCAGAAGCTGCGCAGGAACTTCGCCGGGCTTACCGAGATGGAGCGTCTCCCCGGAGCTGTCTTCGTCGTTGACCCGAAGCGCGAGGAACTGCTTATAAAAGAGGCCAACCGCCTGAAGATACCGGTCGTCGCGCTCACCGACACGAACTGCGACCCGGAGGTCGTGGACTACGTTATCCCGGGCAACGACGATGCGATACGCGCCATCAGCCTTATAAGCCGACTGATCTCGGACGCGGTCCTTGAAGGCCGGGGCGAGGACGCGATAGTCCCCGCTTCGGAGCGTCCGCTGCCGCCGATCGCCGAGGAGGCGGAGATAACCTCCGCGGCAGCGCCGGAGCTTTCCCAGACAAACGGCGAGTCTCAGAACGGTAACGGCGCAGGCGCGGGGGCAACCGCCGAAGCAGCCGCCGAGACCACCGCTGCGACAGGCGAGGAGCCGCAGGCGACCGGATCAGAGAACGGCGTCACCGACGGCGAGTCGGATGACACGGAGAAAGACACCGAAGACGCGCCGATGCAGCCGGACCCGGCGGAGGCCGTCGAAGAGGAGAGCGAAGGCAAGACCGGAGAGGTTGTAAGCTCCGAGGAAGCCTCCGGACAGAGCGAAGAAGCCGATGAAGAAAAAGAGGGGAACTAG